One window of the Pseudomonas sp. S04 genome contains the following:
- the tnpA gene encoding IS66-like element accessory protein TnpA, with product MPQERRSYSKSFKAQVIAECAQPDTSIANVALTHNLNANLVHKWIRVHAQKSLTLQTAFIPVKTSPPLPMHQALPATIRIEVPHSKGVVVVSWPAENAAACSAFLRDLLR from the coding sequence ATGCCACAAGAACGCCGTTCCTATTCAAAGTCCTTCAAGGCCCAGGTCATCGCCGAATGCGCGCAGCCTGACACCTCGATTGCCAATGTCGCGTTGACCCACAACCTCAACGCCAACCTCGTCCATAAATGGATACGCGTGCATGCGCAGAAAAGCCTGACACTTCAAACCGCCTTCATCCCGGTCAAGACATCGCCGCCGTTGCCGATGCATCAGGCCCTTCCTGCCACGATCCGAATCGAAGTGCCGCATTCAAAAGGCGTAGTCGTGGTGAGTTGGCCGGCAGAAAATGCAGCGGCGTGCTCTGCTTTCCTGCGAGACCTGCTGCGATGA
- the tnpC gene encoding IS66 family transposase, which translates to MTSHPNLDQLNPEELRALAAQLIQRVETMDKQINHQKSVNEKLAHEIALLKRFKFAKRSEQLSPDQASLLDDLIDTDIAAIEAELEALQPTPVEAKVRQQPKRAALPPQFPRTLIHHEPDNSHCQCGCALKRIGEDASEKLDYTPGVFTVERHIRGKWACEQCETLIQAPVPAHVIDKGIPTAGLLAHVMVAKFADHLPLYRQEKIFGRAGLPIARSTLAQWVGNCGVQLQPLVDALREAVLTHGIVHADETPVQMLTPGAKKTHRAYVWAYATSQFSDLAAVVYDFSPSRAGEHARAFLGSWNGKLVCDDFAGYKAGFELGVTEIGCMAHARRKFFDLHATNKSQIAEKALHYIAALYEVEREVRELEPGDRQRIRQEKAAPIADALHTWMTAQRQLVPEGSAIAKALDYSLKRWIALTRYLDDGAVPIDNNWCENQIRPWALGRSNWLFAGSLRSGKRAAAIMSLIQSARLNGHDPYAYLKDVLTRLPTQRASEITELLPHRWAPV; encoded by the coding sequence ATGACTTCGCATCCGAATCTCGATCAATTAAACCCTGAAGAACTGCGTGCTTTGGCGGCGCAGTTGATCCAGCGCGTCGAGACGATGGACAAGCAGATCAATCATCAAAAGTCGGTCAACGAGAAGCTGGCCCACGAGATCGCGCTGCTCAAGCGCTTCAAGTTTGCCAAACGCAGCGAGCAACTAAGTCCAGATCAGGCCAGCTTGCTCGACGATTTGATCGATACTGATATTGCCGCTATCGAAGCCGAGCTTGAGGCGCTGCAACCGACACCCGTCGAAGCCAAAGTGCGCCAGCAACCTAAGCGCGCAGCGCTGCCGCCGCAATTTCCTCGCACGCTGATCCATCACGAGCCGGACAACAGCCATTGCCAGTGCGGCTGTGCTCTCAAGCGCATCGGCGAAGATGCCAGTGAAAAACTCGACTACACGCCCGGCGTGTTCACCGTCGAGCGTCACATCCGTGGGAAATGGGCCTGCGAGCAGTGCGAAACGCTAATCCAGGCGCCGGTACCGGCGCACGTCATCGACAAAGGCATACCGACCGCAGGCCTGCTGGCCCATGTCATGGTGGCCAAGTTCGCTGATCATTTGCCGCTGTATCGTCAGGAAAAAATCTTCGGTCGCGCCGGGCTGCCCATCGCCCGTTCGACCTTGGCGCAGTGGGTGGGCAACTGCGGCGTGCAACTCCAACCACTAGTCGATGCGCTGCGCGAAGCCGTGCTGACGCACGGCATCGTTCACGCCGACGAGACGCCGGTACAAATGCTGACGCCTGGCGCTAAAAAAACTCATCGCGCTTATGTCTGGGCCTATGCCACCAGTCAGTTCTCCGACCTGGCGGCGGTCGTTTACGACTTCAGCCCAAGCCGCGCTGGCGAACATGCCCGAGCCTTCCTGGGCAGTTGGAACGGCAAGCTGGTCTGCGATGACTTTGCCGGCTACAAGGCAGGCTTTGAACTGGGCGTTACGGAGATCGGCTGCATGGCCCATGCCCGCCGAAAGTTCTTCGACTTGCATGCGACCAACAAGAGCCAGATCGCCGAAAAAGCGCTGCACTACATCGCGGCCTTGTACGAAGTTGAACGAGAAGTCCGCGAGCTGGAACCGGGTGATCGACAGCGAATACGGCAGGAAAAAGCAGCGCCAATCGCCGACGCACTTCATACCTGGATGACCGCCCAAAGACAGCTTGTACCTGAGGGTTCGGCCATCGCCAAGGCCCTGGATTACAGCCTCAAACGCTGGATAGCGCTGACGCGCTATCTCGATGACGGTGCTGTGCCCATCGATAATAACTGGTGCGAGAATCAAATCCGGCCGTGGGCTCTTGGGCGCTCGAACTGGCTGTTCGCGGGCTCGTTACGCAGCGGTAAACGTGCGGCGGCGATCATGAGTTTGATCCAGTCGGCGCGGCTCAACGGACATGATCCGTATGCTTACTTGAAGGATGTTCTTACACGCCTGCCGACGCAGCGTGCGAGTGAGATAACCGAGCTGTTGCCGCACAGGTGGGCGCCCGTTTAA
- a CDS encoding AMP-binding protein, translating into MAIIDFYDRGWGINPAGVAYIQGERSYTFNEIGELSCRIANKLLALGLPKETKGAVWSGNDVTAWACTLGLWRANMTWIPVNARNSSEENHYILDAFDCEVMFYQNDFAQIIAELRSRLPKIKHWICIDADAVDAPSLELWSAGQPASRPEVAYDMDDVVAVSPTGGTTGTPKGVMNTHRSVQTFIAHFMLTCAYRNGEKPVNMAAAPMTHTAGLLSVPCTAQGGTVVVITKPDPALMLNAIAQHRVSELFLPPTVIYRLLEIPGIETLDFSSVKYLMYGAAPMSVDKLKKAIEIFGPVMTGGYGQTEAPASIANFRPDEHLVGDQFADDERLSSVGRPNPLVRVEVMSDTNQILPRGETGEICVRGDLIMKGYYKQPEKTAETIVDGWLHTGDIGHIDAEGYLHLTDRKKDMIISGGFNVYPSQVEQVLWGHPAVQDCAVIGVPDEKWGEAVKAVVELNPGQETTEQELIELCKARLGSVMAPKSVDFTTSLPRSPVGKVLKKDLRQPYWEKSARKI; encoded by the coding sequence ATGGCCATCATCGACTTTTACGATCGCGGCTGGGGCATCAACCCTGCCGGGGTCGCCTACATCCAGGGCGAGCGCTCTTACACCTTCAACGAAATCGGCGAGCTCTCGTGTCGCATCGCCAACAAGCTGCTCGCACTGGGCTTGCCGAAGGAAACCAAGGGTGCCGTCTGGTCAGGTAACGACGTCACCGCCTGGGCCTGCACACTGGGTCTATGGCGCGCCAACATGACTTGGATTCCAGTCAATGCGCGCAACTCGAGCGAAGAGAATCACTACATCCTCGACGCATTCGACTGCGAGGTGATGTTCTACCAGAACGATTTCGCGCAAATCATCGCCGAGCTACGGTCCAGGCTGCCTAAGATCAAACACTGGATCTGTATCGATGCCGATGCTGTCGATGCACCTTCGTTGGAACTATGGAGTGCCGGCCAGCCGGCGAGCCGTCCCGAAGTCGCTTATGACATGGACGACGTGGTGGCGGTCTCACCCACTGGTGGCACTACGGGCACGCCAAAGGGCGTGATGAACACCCACCGCAGCGTGCAGACGTTCATCGCCCACTTCATGCTGACCTGTGCTTATCGCAATGGTGAAAAGCCGGTGAATATGGCCGCCGCACCGATGACCCACACTGCCGGCCTGTTGTCCGTACCCTGCACGGCGCAAGGTGGCACTGTAGTGGTCATTACCAAACCCGATCCGGCATTGATGTTGAACGCCATTGCGCAGCACAGGGTCAGCGAGCTCTTTCTGCCGCCAACGGTGATCTACAGGCTGTTGGAAATTCCCGGTATCGAGACGCTGGATTTCTCCTCGGTGAAGTACCTGATGTACGGCGCGGCCCCCATGTCGGTAGACAAGCTGAAGAAAGCTATCGAGATTTTCGGCCCGGTCATGACCGGCGGCTATGGTCAGACCGAAGCACCGGCCAGCATCGCCAACTTTCGTCCTGACGAGCATCTGGTGGGCGACCAATTCGCCGACGACGAACGCCTGTCCTCGGTCGGCCGCCCTAACCCGCTGGTCCGCGTCGAAGTGATGAGCGACACCAACCAGATCCTGCCGCGCGGTGAAACCGGTGAAATATGCGTGCGCGGCGACCTGATCATGAAGGGTTACTACAAGCAGCCGGAGAAGACCGCCGAGACCATCGTCGACGGTTGGCTGCATACCGGCGACATCGGCCATATCGATGCCGAAGGCTATCTGCACCTCACCGATCGCAAAAAGGACATGATCATTTCCGGCGGCTTCAACGTCTATCCCAGCCAGGTCGAGCAAGTGCTGTGGGGACATCCGGCCGTTCAGGACTGCGCCGTGATTGGCGTGCCCGATGAGAAATGGGGTGAGGCCGTCAAGGCCGTGGTCGAGCTCAACCCAGGCCAGGAAACCACCGAGCAGGAGCTTATCGAGCTGTGCAAGGCCAGGCTGGGCAGCGTGATGGCACCGAAGTCGGTCGACTTCACTACCAGCCTGCCACGTAGTCCGGTGGGCAAGGTGCTGAAGAAAGATCTGCGCCAGCCTTATTGGGAAAAATCAGCTCGGAAGATCTGA
- a CDS encoding amino acid ABC transporter permease, which produces MELATFLSYLPAILHGLWITLASWVIASIGGLLLGLGVALLQRSSSFAVRAAVKVYVDSLRCLPLLVMIFIMYAGGPSIGLMLDPLSAGILVLIVHGSAYFAEIFRGGFSAVPKGQVEAAQSLAMTPFAILRRVTLPGALTAAAPALINMIINVCKETALLSIITVADLTFEVQKMAIETFASFESILKLALGYWLLIEIFSRLGQRAERHINQHLNMKRSA; this is translated from the coding sequence ATGGAATTAGCGACTTTTCTTTCCTATCTGCCTGCAATCCTCCATGGCCTATGGATCACCTTAGCCAGTTGGGTCATTGCCTCCATCGGCGGTTTGCTGCTCGGGCTAGGTGTCGCCCTACTGCAGCGTTCCAGTTCGTTCGCGGTACGCGCGGCAGTCAAAGTTTATGTAGATTCGCTACGTTGTTTACCTTTGCTGGTTATGATTTTCATCATGTACGCAGGTGGCCCATCCATTGGCTTGATGCTTGATCCATTGTCAGCCGGGATACTGGTGCTGATCGTTCACGGGAGCGCCTATTTCGCTGAAATTTTTCGAGGCGGCTTCAGTGCGGTTCCGAAAGGCCAAGTCGAGGCCGCCCAAAGTCTGGCTATGACGCCATTCGCCATTCTACGTCGGGTAACCCTACCCGGCGCTCTCACAGCAGCGGCGCCCGCACTGATAAACATGATCATTAACGTATGTAAGGAAACTGCGCTGCTGTCGATCATCACTGTGGCCGACCTGACTTTCGAGGTTCAGAAAATGGCGATAGAAACCTTTGCCTCGTTCGAGTCGATCCTGAAGTTGGCCCTAGGCTACTGGCTACTGATCGAAATTTTTTCCCGCTTGGGTCAACGTGCCGAACGCCATATCAATCAGCACCTGAATATGAAGAGAAGCGCATGA
- the tnpB gene encoding IS66 family insertion sequence element accessory protein TnpB (TnpB, as the term is used for proteins encoded by IS66 family insertion elements, is considered an accessory protein, since TnpC, encoded by a neighboring gene, is a DDE family transposase.), with translation MIRIDSIWLATEPMDMRAGTETALARVVAVFGAAKPHCAYLFANRRANRMKVLVHDGLGIWLAARRLNQGRFFWPGVRHGSEVELDAEQLQALVLGLPWQRVGSGGAITVL, from the coding sequence ATGATCCGCATCGACTCCATCTGGCTCGCCACCGAGCCCATGGACATGCGCGCCGGCACTGAAACTGCGCTGGCGCGGGTCGTGGCGGTGTTCGGTGCGGCGAAGCCGCACTGTGCTTATCTGTTTGCCAACCGTCGTGCCAATCGCATGAAAGTGCTGGTGCATGATGGCTTGGGGATTTGGCTTGCTGCCCGGCGCTTAAATCAAGGACGTTTCTTTTGGCCTGGCGTGCGGCACGGTTCTGAAGTCGAGCTGGATGCAGAGCAACTTCAAGCCTTGGTGCTCGGCTTACCTTGGCAACGCGTCGGTTCCGGAGGAGCCATCACGGTGCTCTAA
- a CDS encoding amino acid ABC transporter permease, whose translation MVAAICALGMVGGAYIAEILRGALAAIPKGQVEAGLALGFAPLSIWQRLLLPQMLRLSMPAITNELIMLVKASSLVSVVGLAEITRVSQTFAASTYRPMEFYLAAGAFYLITNLILSFCSSLLERKLARR comes from the coding sequence TTGGTCGCGGCGATCTGCGCCCTGGGTATGGTGGGGGGCGCATACATCGCCGAAATTCTACGTGGTGCACTTGCCGCGATCCCCAAAGGGCAGGTCGAAGCAGGCTTGGCATTGGGCTTCGCACCGTTGTCGATCTGGCAACGATTGTTGCTTCCGCAAATGCTGCGGCTGTCGATGCCGGCTATCACCAACGAGCTGATTATGCTGGTTAAAGCATCTTCGCTAGTGTCAGTGGTGGGGCTGGCTGAAATTACCAGAGTTAGCCAGACATTCGCCGCCAGCACATATCGTCCGATGGAGTTCTACCTCGCTGCGGGTGCGTTCTATCTGATTACAAACCTGATTCTTTCGTTCTGCAGCTCGCTGCTGGAACGCAAGCTGGCGAGGAGATAA
- a CDS encoding tyrosine-type recombinase/integrase produces MVKLTAKELEALTEQDVGIMIRDEGSLAGRVSLRKKGIAIPFYFQFRWEGIYTRFSCGTWPNKSLTEIRKERNEARDLVAKGINPNENKRAEKVRLKAELAAQLAEAAQRKSKELTLLDLAGEWLRDGVARKDGNAELRRKFAKDLYPALGSKVISSIDEHDLRSLVRSVMARGATRQAISLFSDIVQMFGWAQKRQPWRTLLIDGNPADLVEINKLVPSDYQEERTRILSSIELQELNQRFQKMTADYAALPAGEKYDGIRPLKPETQLALWICLGTLCRIGELLQAEWKNIDLKTGVWFIPVANVKGSRGRKQDHHVFLSAFAIHYFSKLRLLTGNSQWCFPAKHHDGHVDLKVVSKQVGDRQSRFKNRKPLSRRRHDDTLVLSGGANGEWTPHDLRRTGATMMQACGISLDVIDRCQNHVLAGSRVRRHYLHHDYAEEKKEAWNLLGEKLTDIIIGQDSLEELGYSSGEKQQ; encoded by the coding sequence ATGGTAAAGCTCACTGCCAAGGAATTGGAAGCACTGACCGAGCAGGATGTCGGAATCATGATACGCGACGAAGGCAGCCTCGCGGGCAGAGTCTCACTCCGCAAAAAAGGTATCGCCATCCCCTTTTACTTCCAGTTTCGCTGGGAAGGGATTTACACCCGTTTCTCGTGCGGTACCTGGCCAAATAAGTCGTTGACCGAGATCCGCAAGGAGCGCAACGAAGCGCGAGACCTTGTAGCCAAAGGGATTAATCCAAACGAGAACAAACGCGCAGAGAAGGTCAGACTGAAAGCGGAGCTGGCTGCGCAACTCGCAGAAGCCGCCCAGCGAAAATCCAAGGAGTTAACGCTGCTAGACCTCGCGGGAGAATGGCTTCGCGATGGTGTGGCGCGCAAGGATGGTAATGCCGAGCTACGGAGAAAATTCGCGAAAGATCTTTACCCCGCCCTAGGCTCAAAAGTCATCAGCTCAATTGATGAGCATGACCTGCGGAGCCTGGTGCGATCTGTAATGGCTCGCGGCGCCACTCGTCAGGCCATCAGTCTTTTTTCGGATATCGTTCAGATGTTTGGATGGGCGCAGAAACGCCAGCCATGGCGAACATTGCTGATTGATGGAAACCCAGCAGACTTGGTCGAAATCAACAAGCTTGTACCCAGTGACTATCAGGAGGAGCGAACTCGGATCCTCTCCTCTATCGAACTTCAAGAATTAAACCAACGCTTTCAAAAAATGACTGCGGACTATGCAGCACTACCTGCCGGCGAAAAGTATGATGGGATTCGCCCACTCAAGCCGGAGACCCAACTTGCGCTTTGGATCTGCTTGGGAACGTTATGCCGGATCGGTGAACTGCTTCAGGCCGAATGGAAAAACATTGATTTGAAAACTGGTGTCTGGTTTATTCCTGTGGCGAACGTCAAAGGTAGCCGGGGGAGAAAACAAGACCACCACGTGTTCCTGTCTGCGTTTGCGATCCACTATTTCAGCAAGCTTCGGCTGCTGACAGGAAACTCTCAATGGTGCTTTCCCGCAAAGCATCATGATGGTCATGTCGATCTCAAGGTCGTCAGCAAACAGGTGGGAGACCGCCAATCACGCTTCAAAAATCGCAAGCCGCTTTCACGTCGCCGACATGATGACACCCTGGTGCTGTCCGGTGGTGCCAATGGAGAATGGACACCCCATGACTTGAGACGAACGGGTGCGACCATGATGCAAGCCTGTGGCATAAGCCTTGACGTGATAGACCGCTGTCAGAACCACGTGCTGGCAGGCTCCCGGGTCCGCCGTCACTACTTACACCATGATTATGCCGAAGAGAAAAAAGAAGCTTGGAATCTGCTGGGGGAGAAGCTCACCGATATCATAATCGGCCAGGACTCTTTAGAGGAACTAGGATACTCATCAGGTGAAAAGCAGCAGTGA
- a CDS encoding thiolase family protein, whose translation MSNIYIAGIAMTVFGRHIERSLDDLAREAFQGALKDAHCTAADLDIAFYAGMTNGPLQGQLSIPGQVVFSKIGIEGIPIYNIENACASGSSAFNLAVQSLKAGTASIALALGAEKMNIPDKLKALSLFEAGWDVSRAEENYQTLVKMGEGVVPPAGSESDKPYSKFMAIYAALCRQHMKTYGTTQRQIAAVSAKNHTHSVHNPYSQFRKAFGIDEILAAPPITYPLTLPMCAPLSDGAAAAILCTEEGLTRIGADKSRCIKVAASVIRSFSHRRLDQPELNVGHLAANQAYEQAGLGPQDMHVAEVHDASAMGEIIQVENLGLVPFGQGGPAAERGEFTLGGRIPVNTSGGLESKGHPLGATGIGQLYELVTQLRGEAGTRQVHGARHAIQENGGGLQGIEEAAVAIHILSK comes from the coding sequence ATGAGCAATATCTATATCGCCGGCATCGCCATGACCGTCTTCGGTCGCCACATCGAACGCAGTCTCGACGACTTGGCACGTGAGGCTTTCCAGGGCGCATTGAAGGACGCCCACTGCACTGCCGCCGATCTCGATATCGCGTTTTATGCCGGCATGACCAATGGCCCATTGCAAGGTCAGCTCTCGATCCCAGGTCAGGTCGTGTTCAGCAAGATCGGTATTGAAGGCATTCCTATCTATAACATCGAGAACGCCTGCGCTTCGGGTAGCTCAGCCTTCAATTTGGCCGTGCAAAGCCTCAAGGCCGGTACAGCCAGTATCGCGCTGGCGTTGGGTGCGGAAAAGATGAACATCCCGGATAAACTGAAGGCCCTCTCGCTGTTCGAGGCTGGTTGGGACGTGTCTCGCGCCGAAGAGAATTATCAGACGCTGGTAAAAATGGGCGAAGGTGTAGTGCCGCCCGCCGGGTCGGAATCGGACAAGCCTTACAGTAAGTTCATGGCCATCTATGCCGCATTGTGCCGCCAGCATATGAAAACCTACGGCACCACGCAGCGGCAGATCGCAGCGGTGTCGGCAAAAAACCACACTCACTCGGTCCATAACCCCTACTCGCAATTTCGCAAAGCCTTCGGTATCGACGAAATCCTTGCCGCCCCTCCGATCACCTACCCGCTCACCCTGCCAATGTGCGCGCCGCTGTCGGACGGCGCAGCAGCAGCCATCCTGTGCACCGAGGAAGGACTCACACGCATCGGTGCCGACAAGAGCCGCTGCATCAAGGTAGCGGCCAGTGTGATCCGTAGCTTTAGCCATCGACGGCTCGATCAGCCTGAACTGAACGTCGGTCACCTGGCAGCTAACCAGGCCTATGAACAGGCGGGCCTGGGGCCGCAAGACATGCATGTCGCCGAAGTCCATGACGCCTCGGCGATGGGCGAAATCATTCAGGTCGAAAACCTGGGCCTGGTCCCGTTCGGTCAGGGCGGACCTGCGGCTGAACGTGGCGAATTCACGCTGGGCGGGCGCATCCCGGTCAATACCTCAGGTGGCCTGGAATCGAAAGGCCATCCACTCGGCGCTACCGGGATCGGCCAGCTCTACGAACTGGTGACGCAACTGCGCGGGGAGGCTGGCACACGCCAGGTACATGGCGCACGCCATGCAATCCAGGAGAACGGCGGCGGTTTGCAGGGTATTGAGGAGGCAGCCGTCGCGATCCACATTCTCAGCAAATAA
- a CDS encoding DMT family transporter: MPGRLRIYSLLGKTVADPLATTAGNFLRSIPPVLIASLPFLSALRWDLLGIFYAVLSGALASGVGYAVWYVAVRYLAAFQAATVQLSVPILASLAGIVFLGESLSVRMVLASVAVLGGVALVLGGKQHG, from the coding sequence TTGCCCGGACGGTTACGGATCTATTCACTGCTTGGCAAAACTGTCGCCGATCCGCTGGCAACCACAGCCGGCAATTTTCTGCGCTCGATTCCCCCGGTCTTGATTGCAAGTTTGCCGTTTCTCTCAGCGCTGCGTTGGGATCTGCTGGGGATATTTTATGCGGTTCTTTCCGGCGCGCTGGCGTCGGGCGTTGGCTACGCGGTCTGGTACGTCGCGGTGCGTTATCTTGCAGCGTTTCAAGCCGCGACGGTGCAGTTGAGCGTGCCCATCCTGGCTTCGCTGGCTGGTATCGTTTTTCTGGGGGAAAGCCTTAGCGTAAGGATGGTGTTGGCATCCGTCGCTGTGCTGGGGGGTGTTGCGTTGGTGTTGGGCGGCAAACAGCACGGCTAG
- the ltrA gene encoding group II intron reverse transcriptase/maturase, translating into MLHREVRGEALTGETDGPAIEPRNQEFGMPMLLSEAEGNTEHGVIRQSCSDPARSETLCTSGSPSHGNWEISAAPGAQAPGGAGKAKSRNPAVYAAEKSDTSVVPEKPSNKGLGPAEIVEERDVAKGNTNKPPAPRTLSRISCASMGLEGVREAARRNKGMQFTALLHHITPQLLAQSFYALRRDAAVGVDGMSWRDYEEGLLQRVTDLHARLHGGAYRATPSRRVYIPKADGRQRPLGIASLEDKIVQQAVVTVLNAIYEEDFLGFSYGFRPGRSQHDALDALTVALKGQKVNWILDADITSFFDEIDHEWMLMFLGHRIADRRLLGLICKWLQAGVMEDGRRVAATKGTPQGAVISPLLANIYLHYVLDLWARQWRQRHARGDVIVVRYADDSVVGFRTKVQAQQFLVQLQERLAKFGLSLNASKTRLIEFGRFAARNRRKRGLGKPQAFDFLGFTHCCSTNRNGGFQILRLTVKKRMRATLLAIRDELKRRRHEPIRVQGQWLTRVVSGYFNYHAVPGNLIRLGGFRSAVCRLWRQALTRRSQRNRLQWSRYGRLADFYIPRPRNAHPYPEDRFASHTRGRSRMR; encoded by the coding sequence ATGTTGCACCGTGAGGTGCGGGGTGAAGCGTTGACAGGGGAAACCGATGGGCCAGCCATTGAGCCGCGTAATCAGGAATTCGGGATGCCGATGCTGTTAAGCGAAGCAGAAGGCAATACGGAGCATGGCGTTATACGCCAGTCATGCTCTGATCCCGCGCGGTCGGAGACCCTGTGCACGTCGGGAAGTCCTTCGCACGGAAACTGGGAGATCTCAGCGGCGCCCGGTGCGCAAGCACCGGGCGGAGCAGGAAAGGCCAAAAGCCGTAACCCTGCTGTCTACGCCGCCGAGAAGTCGGATACGTCCGTAGTACCTGAGAAGCCATCGAACAAAGGGCTTGGCCCTGCGGAGATAGTGGAGGAAAGGGACGTAGCCAAGGGAAACACCAACAAGCCTCCCGCGCCCCGGACACTGAGCCGGATCAGTTGCGCGTCGATGGGACTTGAAGGTGTACGTGAAGCAGCCCGAAGGAACAAGGGCATGCAGTTCACGGCTTTGCTGCACCACATCACACCGCAGTTATTGGCGCAGAGTTTCTATGCCCTGCGCCGCGATGCAGCGGTAGGCGTGGACGGCATGTCGTGGCGGGATTACGAGGAAGGTCTTCTCCAGCGGGTAACCGATTTGCACGCAAGGCTCCACGGTGGAGCCTATCGAGCAACGCCATCGCGGCGGGTCTACATTCCCAAAGCCGATGGCAGGCAACGCCCGCTGGGCATTGCCTCTCTGGAGGACAAGATCGTACAGCAGGCAGTTGTTACTGTTCTGAATGCGATCTATGAAGAAGACTTTCTAGGATTCTCGTACGGGTTTCGGCCGGGACGCAGCCAGCACGATGCGCTGGATGCTTTAACGGTCGCGCTCAAAGGCCAGAAGGTGAACTGGATATTAGATGCGGATATCACGTCGTTCTTTGATGAGATCGATCATGAATGGATGCTGATGTTTCTGGGACACCGGATTGCAGACCGGCGCCTGCTCGGGCTCATCTGCAAATGGCTTCAAGCGGGTGTTATGGAAGATGGCCGTAGGGTGGCTGCGACCAAGGGGACTCCCCAGGGCGCAGTGATATCGCCATTGTTGGCGAATATCTATCTGCACTACGTGTTGGATCTGTGGGCAAGGCAGTGGCGCCAGCGGCATGCCCGTGGCGATGTGATTGTGGTGCGTTACGCGGACGACAGCGTGGTGGGGTTCAGGACGAAAGTGCAGGCTCAGCAGTTTCTGGTGCAGTTGCAGGAACGGTTGGCCAAGTTCGGTTTATCGCTCAACGCCTCGAAAACACGACTGATTGAGTTCGGTCGTTTTGCTGCGAGAAATCGTAGGAAGCGAGGTTTAGGTAAACCGCAGGCCTTTGACTTCCTGGGCTTCACACACTGTTGTAGTACCAACAGAAACGGTGGCTTTCAAATACTGCGACTGACGGTCAAGAAGCGAATGCGTGCGACGCTGCTGGCCATTCGGGATGAGCTGAAACGTCGACGTCATGAACCCATCCGGGTTCAAGGGCAATGGCTCACTCGGGTGGTGAGCGGTTACTTCAATTACCACGCGGTGCCGGGAAACCTGATACGTCTGGGTGGTTTTCGTTCGGCGGTCTGCCGTCTATGGCGGCAAGCCCTCACACGTCGTAGCCAGCGTAATAGGCTTCAATGGTCACGCTATGGACGCCTTGCTGACTTCTACATACCTAGACCCAGAAATGCACATCCTTACCCTGAGGATCGCTTCGCGTCACATACCCGAGGCAGGAGCCGTATGCGGTAG
- a CDS encoding SDR family NAD(P)-dependent oxidoreductase, whose amino-acid sequence MFQNKVVVITGAGSGIGRELAIQMAEAGAHVALSDINQVGLDKTMKLLPDASKAKGYLLDVSSWDAFQAHADEVKRDFGTAHFVINNAGAAVIGTVANTSIDEYEWQLGINLWGVLYGTKAFLPMMQAQREGCIVNISSVFGLVGFPMQSAYNMSKFAVRGLTEALWSELEGSGVRAVCVHPGGIKTNIEKAGRRCKAAGSTEERFKALADKMLLTPAADCAGDIIKGLRKGTKRIITGNKSSTLFWISRLFPNSYPALLKLLG is encoded by the coding sequence ATGTTCCAAAACAAAGTAGTCGTCATCACCGGCGCAGGATCAGGCATTGGTCGGGAGTTGGCTATCCAGATGGCGGAAGCTGGCGCGCACGTCGCCCTGTCGGACATCAACCAGGTTGGTCTCGACAAAACCATGAAGCTATTGCCTGACGCCAGTAAAGCCAAAGGTTACCTCTTGGACGTATCGTCCTGGGACGCCTTCCAGGCTCATGCCGACGAGGTAAAGCGAGATTTTGGCACGGCGCACTTCGTCATCAATAACGCAGGTGCCGCAGTCATCGGGACAGTTGCCAACACCTCCATCGATGAGTACGAGTGGCAACTCGGTATCAACCTGTGGGGCGTGCTGTACGGCACCAAAGCGTTCCTGCCGATGATGCAGGCCCAGCGGGAAGGCTGCATCGTCAACATTTCCAGCGTATTTGGCCTGGTAGGTTTCCCGATGCAAAGCGCTTACAACATGTCGAAGTTCGCCGTACGGGGTCTGACCGAAGCACTATGGTCGGAACTTGAGGGCAGCGGCGTGCGCGCCGTGTGTGTGCACCCTGGCGGAATCAAAACCAATATTGAAAAGGCCGGACGACGCTGTAAAGCCGCCGGTAGTACAGAAGAAAGGTTCAAAGCGCTTGCCGACAAGATGCTACTGACGCCAGCGGCAGATTGTGCCGGCGACATCATCAAGGGGCTGCGCAAAGGAACCAAACGCATTATCACAGGGAACAAGTCGAGCACCTTGTTCTGGATAAGCAGGCTGTTCCCCAATAGCTATCCGGCATTACTCAAGCTGCTTGGCTGA